Proteins encoded in a region of the Photobacterium profundum SS9 genome:
- a CDS encoding type I restriction endonuclease subunit R — protein sequence MVSQTNEMALEAAIEKALVGITTEERKQGIAEPFAVYSKDHAYSIGFPSDFDAKYAIDKTYFWQFLEDTQPTELEKLQSNSPNDWQQKVLERFDRLIRKHGVLHLLKKGLAVDDAHLMLMYPAPLASSSESVTKNFNANIFSVTRQVRYSQANPLQEIDMVIFINGIALVTLELKNHWTGQTARYHGQKQYCNDRDQTQPLLNFARCLVHMAVDTEEVYMTTKLAGKKTFFLPFNKGNNLGKGNPPNANGHKTAYLWQEVFSRESLANIIQHFVRLDGTSKDRLEKRTLFFPRYQQMDVVRKLIADAEKNGVGQTYLIQHSAGSGKSNSITWAAYQLIEAYPGNETAAGGKSLEQPLFDSVIVVTDRRILDKQLRENIQQFSEVKNIIVPANKSSELKSALEQGKKIIITTIQKFPFIIDGISDLSDKRFAVIIDEAHSSQSGSAHDNMNRAMGNVEEEADAQDKILEAMKSRKMRGNASYLAFTATPKNTTLEKFGQKQPDGSYKPFHLYSMKQAIEEDFILDVLASYNTYKSYYEIEKSISENPLFNSKKAQKKLKGFVERQQQTINIKAEIMLDHFIPHVVNPKLLKGKAKGMVVTQNIETAIRYYKAICRQLKERGNPFKVILAFSGEKTVDGIEYTESEVNGFADTETKDKFDTDEYRLLIVANKYLTGFDQPKLSAMYVDKKLQGVLAVQALSRLNRSAQKLDKRTEDLFILDFFNSTDDIKKSFDDFYTSTSLSEATDVNVLHEIKDGLDDVGVYEWSEVEEFTKRYFDGDDAQELSILLDVAVNRFEHELQLEQDDQADFKIKAKQFVKIYGQMASIMPYEVVVWEKLYWFLKFLIPKLKIEDTDADQIDELLESVDLSSYGLQRVKLNHTIELDDSETEVDPQNPNVRGSHGGDEEFDPLDDIIRNFNERFFDGWSATPEEQKVKFVNIQANIQDHPDFEEKYKNNPDPHTRELAFEKIFNEVMLKRRREDMELYKLLAKDASMKSSVIHSMQSRIGY from the coding sequence ATGGTTAGTCAAACGAATGAAATGGCACTTGAAGCCGCTATCGAAAAAGCACTGGTTGGTATTACTACTGAAGAACGTAAGCAAGGTATTGCAGAGCCTTTTGCCGTTTATAGCAAAGATCATGCGTACAGTATTGGCTTTCCGAGTGACTTTGACGCCAAATATGCAATTGATAAAACCTACTTCTGGCAATTCCTAGAAGATACTCAACCAACTGAGTTGGAAAAGCTGCAAAGTAATAGCCCGAATGATTGGCAGCAAAAAGTACTTGAGCGTTTTGACCGTCTTATCCGAAAACATGGTGTGCTGCACCTGCTGAAAAAGGGACTTGCTGTAGATGATGCTCACTTGATGTTGATGTACCCAGCACCTTTAGCCAGTAGTTCAGAATCGGTAACTAAGAACTTTAATGCCAATATCTTTAGTGTGACTCGCCAAGTCCGTTACTCTCAAGCGAATCCATTACAAGAAATCGATATGGTTATCTTCATTAATGGTATTGCACTGGTAACGTTAGAATTAAAAAATCATTGGACGGGGCAAACTGCGCGTTATCATGGTCAGAAGCAATACTGTAACGACCGAGATCAAACGCAACCTTTACTCAACTTTGCTCGTTGTTTGGTTCACATGGCAGTGGACACAGAAGAAGTCTACATGACCACCAAATTAGCAGGCAAAAAAACCTTTTTCCTACCTTTTAACAAGGGTAATAATCTAGGGAAAGGAAACCCACCCAATGCTAATGGGCATAAGACAGCTTACTTATGGCAAGAGGTTTTCAGCCGTGAAAGCTTAGCCAATATTATTCAGCACTTTGTTCGCCTAGACGGTACATCTAAAGATCGTTTGGAGAAAAGAACGCTTTTCTTCCCTCGTTATCAACAGATGGACGTCGTTCGTAAACTGATTGCGGATGCTGAAAAAAATGGAGTTGGACAAACTTATTTGATCCAACATTCAGCAGGCTCTGGTAAATCTAACTCCATTACATGGGCAGCCTATCAGCTTATTGAAGCTTACCCTGGTAACGAAACTGCCGCCGGAGGAAAGAGCTTAGAACAACCACTTTTTGATTCTGTTATTGTGGTTACCGACCGTCGAATTCTAGATAAACAGCTAAGAGAAAACATTCAGCAGTTCTCTGAAGTTAAAAACATTATTGTGCCAGCTAATAAATCATCAGAGCTGAAGAGCGCGCTAGAACAAGGCAAAAAAATCATCATTACAACGATTCAGAAGTTCCCATTTATTATTGATGGTATTTCGGATCTGAGTGATAAACGTTTTGCCGTTATTATCGATGAGGCACACAGTTCCCAGTCAGGTTCGGCACATGACAACATGAACCGAGCGATGGGTAATGTTGAAGAAGAGGCTGATGCTCAAGATAAAATCCTTGAAGCAATGAAGTCACGTAAGATGAGAGGCAATGCTTCCTATTTAGCTTTCACAGCAACACCGAAAAATACCACGTTAGAAAAATTTGGTCAGAAGCAACCTGATGGCAGTTATAAGCCATTTCACTTGTATTCAATGAAACAAGCGATTGAAGAAGACTTCATTTTGGATGTATTGGCAAGCTACAATACCTACAAAAGCTATTATGAGATTGAAAAATCAATCAGTGAAAATCCGCTGTTTAACAGTAAAAAGGCACAAAAAAAGCTAAAAGGTTTTGTTGAACGCCAACAGCAGACTATCAACATCAAAGCGGAGATCATGCTTGATCACTTCATCCCTCATGTAGTGAACCCTAAGCTTCTAAAAGGAAAGGCGAAAGGGATGGTGGTTACTCAGAACATTGAAACTGCTATTCGTTATTACAAGGCTATCTGCCGCCAGTTAAAAGAGCGAGGCAACCCATTCAAAGTTATTCTTGCGTTTTCTGGAGAGAAAACGGTAGACGGCATTGAGTACACTGAATCTGAAGTTAACGGTTTTGCTGATACCGAAACCAAAGACAAATTTGATACCGATGAATATCGTTTATTGATTGTTGCGAATAAATACTTAACAGGTTTTGATCAACCGAAGCTTTCCGCTATGTATGTAGATAAAAAGCTTCAAGGAGTTTTGGCTGTTCAGGCATTATCTCGATTAAATCGTTCTGCGCAAAAATTGGATAAACGAACCGAAGATCTATTCATTCTCGATTTCTTTAACTCAACCGATGATATCAAGAAGTCGTTTGATGATTTCTATACTTCAACCAGCCTGTCTGAAGCCACAGACGTCAATGTTCTGCACGAAATTAAAGATGGTTTGGATGACGTTGGTGTTTATGAATGGAGTGAGGTCGAGGAGTTCACAAAACGCTACTTTGATGGTGACGATGCACAAGAACTAAGCATTTTACTGGATGTCGCGGTTAATCGCTTTGAGCATGAATTACAACTTGAACAAGATGACCAAGCTGATTTTAAGATCAAAGCAAAGCAATTCGTGAAGATATACGGTCAAATGGCTTCCATAATGCCTTATGAAGTGGTGGTTTGGGAGAAACTGTACTGGTTCCTTAAGTTCCTTATTCCGAAGCTTAAAATCGAAGACACGGACGCTGACCAAATTGATGAGTTGTTAGAATCAGTGGATCTCTCTTCTTATGGTTTGCAACGAGTGAAACTCAATCATACTATCGAGCTTGATGATTCTGAAACAGAAGTAGATCCACAGAATCCAAATGTACGTGGTTCTCATGGTGGTGATGAGGAGTTTGATCCCCTAGATGACATCATTCGTAACTTTAACGAACGTTTCTTTGATGGTTGGAGTGCAACCCCAGAAGAGCAAAAAGTGAAGTTCGTCAATATCCAAGCCAACATACAAGATCATCCCGACTTCGAAGAAAAATATAAGAACAACCCAGATCCACATACACGTGAGCTAGCTTTTGAAAAAATCTTTAATGAAGTGATGTTGAAGCGCAGGCGTGAAGATATGGAACTGTACAAATTACTAGCTAAAGATGCTTCAATGAAGAGTTCTGTTATTCATAGCATGCAGAGCCGAATAGGGTATTGA
- a CDS encoding recombinase family protein, with product MLGRIFAYCRVSTTEQNTQNQILAIRSTGYEVLDSRVISETVSGSTRALERQQFKNLVEHKLEKGDSLIVLKLDRLGRDNIDVQQTIELLSTKGIKIICLDLPVSDLSSSEGKLMLQMFSAFAEFERNRIRERTQEGLARAKSEGKKLGRPKAIETTRAVQSCKLGDMSQSSAAKHLNIGIATVKRHWNKTI from the coding sequence ATGTTAGGTAGAATCTTCGCCTATTGTCGAGTTTCGACAACAGAACAAAACACACAGAACCAAATTCTAGCAATTCGAAGCACAGGTTATGAAGTACTAGATAGCCGTGTTATTTCAGAAACGGTATCGGGAAGTACTCGTGCTCTTGAACGCCAGCAGTTCAAAAATCTAGTTGAGCATAAACTAGAAAAAGGCGATTCATTAATCGTTTTAAAGTTAGATCGCCTAGGAAGAGATAACATTGATGTGCAGCAAACAATAGAGCTGCTATCGACGAAGGGAATAAAGATTATTTGTCTTGATTTACCAGTTTCAGATCTCAGTAGCTCCGAAGGCAAGTTAATGCTTCAAATGTTTAGTGCATTTGCAGAATTCGAGCGCAATAGAATTCGAGAAAGAACCCAAGAGGGTTTGGCCCGAGCTAAAAGTGAAGGCAAAAAACTAGGACGGCCTAAAGCCATTGAAACAACCAGAGCTGTACAAAGTTGTAAATTGGGTGATATGTCACAAAGCTCAGCAGCCAAACACTTAAATATTGGTATAGCGACGGTTAAACGCCATTGGAATAAAACAATATAA
- a CDS encoding DUF6398 domain-containing protein, translating into MIRNAVASLCRKRPSPLTNGEASSWACVITHAIGMVNFLFDASQTPHISAGKMYKEFGVAESTGQGKSKQVRTLLKMRQFDPKWSLRSKLVQNPMAWMVSVDGYI; encoded by the coding sequence ATTATTCGAAATGCTGTTGCATCTCTTTGTCGAAAGCGTCCTTCACCATTAACGAATGGAGAAGCGTCTTCGTGGGCATGCGTTATCACTCATGCCATAGGAATGGTCAATTTTCTTTTTGATGCAAGCCAAACGCCGCATATCAGTGCTGGAAAGATGTATAAAGAATTTGGTGTAGCAGAAAGCACGGGGCAAGGGAAATCGAAACAAGTGAGAACTCTTCTAAAAATGAGGCAATTTGATCCAAAATGGTCATTAAGAAGCAAGTTGGTTCAAAACCCTATGGCATGGATGGTTTCAGTCGATGGTTATATTTAG
- a CDS encoding YcjF family protein: MKQAAYDDYLGDSFNANTGTFDANKAEEQVENAKDRFNIILLGATGVGKSSLVNAFFGEDIVKAGVGKPITQHLEKVELKKKGVVLWDSKGIESKNYEKTVQQLKKDIEVSFDKAENINDVPHLGWLCIDASGARIEPRDMELINILKERQIPIVVVFTKVLGNLAGAFVTSAKDEINKHYNVYVADRFAEVNSVEAKITEDFALPVVGLEKLLDLSLDCMPEGKGSAKSALKKAQRVRNQLRLDEMISSAQNKTHIAAAAAGTVGASPIPGSDAPLIAAVQSKLIYEINSEFELDFNTSTSTSIVIGILGVTAVAQVAKAVVSNLLKFVPGAGTLVGGAISASTAIAITEAIGHAYIKVLEQYYDMDSGVVKLPESTATILDVFKTYFSFKR; encoded by the coding sequence ATGAAGCAAGCAGCTTATGATGATTATTTGGGAGACAGTTTTAACGCTAATACTGGTACTTTTGATGCCAATAAAGCAGAAGAACAAGTAGAAAACGCTAAGGATAGATTTAACATTATCTTGCTTGGTGCTACGGGAGTTGGCAAAAGCTCGTTGGTAAACGCATTTTTTGGTGAGGACATTGTCAAGGCTGGTGTAGGTAAACCGATTACACAACATCTTGAAAAAGTTGAATTGAAAAAGAAAGGTGTAGTGCTCTGGGATTCAAAAGGAATCGAATCAAAGAATTATGAAAAAACAGTTCAACAACTAAAAAAGGATATAGAAGTTAGCTTTGACAAAGCGGAAAATATTAACGACGTTCCTCATTTAGGTTGGCTTTGCATTGATGCATCAGGCGCAAGAATTGAACCCAGAGATATGGAACTAATCAATATACTAAAAGAGCGTCAGATTCCAATTGTCGTTGTGTTTACAAAAGTTTTGGGTAACTTAGCAGGTGCATTTGTCACCTCTGCGAAAGACGAAATCAATAAACATTACAATGTGTACGTAGCTGATCGTTTTGCTGAAGTTAACTCAGTTGAAGCAAAGATAACTGAGGATTTTGCTTTGCCTGTTGTGGGCTTAGAAAAGCTCTTAGATTTAAGTTTGGACTGTATGCCTGAAGGTAAAGGCAGTGCAAAATCGGCATTAAAAAAAGCTCAGCGCGTTAGAAATCAATTGAGGCTCGATGAAATGATTTCTAGCGCACAAAATAAAACACACATAGCGGCGGCAGCAGCAGGTACAGTTGGTGCGTCACCAATACCTGGCTCAGACGCTCCCTTAATTGCTGCGGTGCAAAGCAAACTTATTTATGAAATTAACAGTGAGTTTGAACTGGACTTCAACACATCAACGTCTACAAGTATAGTGATTGGGATTTTGGGGGTTACTGCTGTAGCTCAGGTTGCTAAAGCTGTTGTTTCTAATCTTTTGAAGTTTGTCCCAGGAGCTGGAACCTTAGTCGGAGGGGCTATTTCTGCTTCTACAGCAATAGCTATTACTGAAGCTATTGGACACGCGTATATCAAGGTATTGGAACAGTATTACGATATGGATTCAGGAGTTGTTAAACTACCTGAAAGTACGGCGACAATACTTGATGTATTTAAAACTTACTTTTCCTTTAAGCGATAA